The genome window GGCTGGAGCGGCGCCCCCCACCGGGACGAGCACAAAGCCAAGTTCCAgtcctccctgctgctgcgtAACACCAGCGGCTGCCTGAGGTGagcccgccccccgcccccactcCTCGCCGTTAATAGTATAGAAATGCATTATGGGAGACGTATGCTGTTGTGCAGTCTCCCCACGCCAGCGCTCCATTAGCAACAGCCAAAGCCTTCTATTGGAGGATCGGCTCGCTCCTTTACTGTATCCGGGCAGGATTTCAGGCCACCCTGTGGGGGGATTCACACACTGCAGCTCcatctgaatgtgtgtgtgtgtgtgcgcgcgcgtgtgtgtgtgtgtgtgtgtgtgtgtgtgtgtgtgtgtgtgtgtgtgtggcaggaacCTGAGCTCAGCaggggaggaggcgaggagtCAGCTGCGATGCTGCGAAGGTCTGGTCGATTCGCTGCTCCATGTTCTCAGGGTCTGCGTCAACACCGCCGACTACGACAGCAAGGTGCCGCCCGGCTTTACCGATCCATACTTATTGATCTGCAGTCATAGATCAGAATAGTGATCTCCTTTGCACCATTATCCTCATCGGATTTTATGAGCACAATCACTGTCGCTAAATGAAATCGATATTCAGAATGATCAGGATTACGCTTACAGAACTTATACATTACTCTGACGCCCCCAAGTGGTCAGCGGTGCACAGCACCAATCCAGTATAACATATCATAGATTAACgttcttcattttaaattccCTGCCCCGCCTCAGATCGTGGAGAACAGCGTCTGCACCCTGAGGAACCTCTCCTACCGGTTGGAGGTGGAGATGCCTTCTTCTCGTCTCCTCGGCAACCAGGAGCTGGACACCCTGCTGGGCTTCTCCTCCCCGGCCAAGGAGCTGGACTACCTGTGCTGGGGCAAGAGGAGGCGTGGCAGGAAGCGAGGCGGCTGGCCTGACGAGAAGGTGCAACGAGGAGAAACGAGGAGAAAAGCAGCATTTAGGCTCAGACCCAAATGTTCCGACACCTCCGTGTTTGTGTCTCCGTGCAGTGGGACGGCGTCACGCCCACCGGGGTTCCCCCAAACCctgaggggggcggagcttctctGGCACCCAATGGTGGTGAAGCCCTACCTCAACCTGCTGGCGGAGAGCTCCAACCCCTCCACGCTGGAGGGCGCCGCCGGATCGCTGCAGAACCTCTCCGCTGGAAACTGGAAGGTCGGTGCCTTCCTCCCCGAACCGGGCCTCCTGTAGAACCTTTAAGCGACTAAAACTGTGCCCGCAGTTCTCGGCCTACATCCGGGCGGCGGTGCGCAAGGAGAAAGGCCTGCCCATCCTGGTGGAACTACTGAGGATGGACAACGACCGGGTGGTCTGCTCCGTCGCCACTGCTCTCCGCAACATGGCGCTGGACAGCCGCAACAAGGAGCTAATAGGTCCGAACacacaggagggagggggggggggggacctttcTGCCAGTTGGACTAAAGTCCAGGTTCCGTGTGTCACCCCGAAGGAAAGTACGCCATGCGGGACTTGGTGAACCGGCTACCCGCCAGCAACCCGTCGGTGCTGTCGGACGACACGGTGGCGTCCGTCTGCTGCACGCTGCACGAGGTCACCAGCCGCAACGTGGAGAACGCCAAAGCCTTAGCCGACAGCGGAGGCATCGAGAAGCTGGTGGACATCGGCAAAGGACGCGGGAAAGGGTAGGAGGGGAagggaaggtgggggggggggtcggcagcTTCTCACACGGAGACGTTGCAGGTATTCCGGGAAGGTGGTGAAGGCGGCGGCGCAGGTGTTGAACACGCTGTGGCAGTACCGGGAGCTTAGGAGCCTCtacaaacaggtgtgtgtgtcccccccccccccccccgctttacCGTCAGAACACGCCTTCTCTTTGTACTCACCGAACCTCGTGTCCACGCAGGACGGCTGGAGCTACACCCACTTCATCACCCCCGTCTCCACGCCGGAGCGGGACCGCTACCTGTCGCAGCCGACCCTGCCCACCAGCCCGATGCAGATGTCTCCCGTCGTCCAATCGGGTAAGCAAATCCGGTCTGAAATACGGGCAAATAAAGCGACAGAAACATTCGTCTGAAATGGGACGgggtcttcttctcctccccccccccccccaaggtggCAGCGCCACATCCTCGCCAGCGATGCTGGGAATAAGAAGACACAGTACGAACTACCAGAGGGCGCAGCCGTCTATGCAATTCGACACCTATTACGGAGACAACAGTTTacacaagcagcagcacacaGGTGGGCGTCCCTGGGTGTCCCGCAGGGATCAGTGTTCGGACCACTGTTCATAAGCGCTTTTTAAAATCTAATTCTGAATTACATTGGATTTTCAACTTCAGGGTCCGAGAAGAAAACTCCCTATTTCATCGGGACATATTCCTCCCAGTCGGGAGAGGACTTGAGGCGGTCCCAGGTGAGTTCAGGGGAACGACTGACGGAACCGGCTCTTTGGGTCAGTCCTCACATTGCCGTTTGTCTTCCAGCACACAGAGCCATTTTACGACGAACCCGACAGGAAGAACTACAACAGCTACCGAATGTACCTGTCCTCCCCTCAAGGCTACGGCGAGGAGCCCCACGAGGACGAGCCCGTCCCCCTGAGCCCGTCCTCCCCGGACGGCTACGCCGGCCAGTCGCTCCGGCTCAAAGCCAACACCAACTACGTGGACTTCTACTCCACCACGCGGAGGCCTTCGAACAGGGCCAGCAAGTTCAACGGCTCCCCGGACTCCTGGGTGTAGAGAGGACGCGGACAGCGCGCGTGTCccgtgggtgtttgtgtgtgtgtgcgcgtgtgtgtgtgtgtgtgtgtgtgtgcgatcgCCGCCGTGAGAGAAGGAAAGGTGCATgcgagggagagggagcgcCACAGGGGAGCACCTGGGGAACCTTTTAGAGACTCGGAGAacgcggggaggggggggggggggacatcggGTACCTGCCCGTCGGTATGTTGGCCAAAAGTGGTGTCTCATCAAGTGCGTGAAATATGTGAAGATCCATTTGTACAGACGCTTAATGGCTTAACCGTCCCGTCACATTGTCGTATTCGGTGTGTAGAGCTTCACCTGCGGTCGGTCGGAGGAGacgtttccattatttatttaagggTTATTATTTTTATCCGTTGACTCACGACCCAACCAAAATCTGTCTGTTCCGTCCGAACCCGACGATGATGTGCAACGTTACCGAGGGAACTACCGTGTGTGGGGATTAAAGATTATATCTGGACGTCGTGATCATCGCCTCATTGTGACACACCAGTGAGCGAAACGAAGGTCAAATAGCTACGTCTTTATTAGCGCTGAATGCAGGTATGATGCAACAGGaagtcccccccgccccccccccgagcatgCCTCGGAGACACGCTCCGGGTCCATGCACTTACATTCCTTTATTGATCTCGAAGGGtgcagccaccccccccccccccccccgatcactCAAACAATCAAAAGGTCCGACTGGGAGGAGACTCCGGGCCCGAGCCAGAATTCACCCGAGGGATTACATGTCTCACCTcgactgggaggaggaggaggaggaagagggacgtCTGAGAGGGACCGTTCCCGATCAAATTCTGGTggactgctgattggctgatcagcGTCCCTGTGGATATTCAAATTTCAATGTCGCGACTTTTTTTTGGGACTTTTTGAAAGAACTAAAAGTCAGGTTTGTTTCTCGGCGACGGTGAAACGAGGCAGCAGGAACGACCTAGCGCTTCCTGTCGCTGCTAAAGCGTCTCCGTCTGCACGAACGGGATCCGATTGGCTGACATGGTCTTAGAGGGAGGGGCCTCAGACGTCTACATTCAGTAAATACTACATCAGAGCTGTACGTGAACTTGTGGCTCGTGACGTCCCCTCATTGGTGCTCCAGTGGAAAGGGGTGGGGCTTGTTGTGGACATGCGTTGACTTGCCGGTCTGCAGGAAACAGAGCACAGACGTTCTTACGTTCAGAATGTTTCTCATCTGCCGAATCGGGTTGAAGACGTCACAGACTGTTCTCACGGGGCTAAGCTTGGCTTTAGCTGTGGCTGTAGACTCCTCCCCCCCGGATGGAGGCGCTGACGGGGGACGGCGGCGGATGACGGCCCGGCCGAATCGGCTTAGCTGAAgcgcaaaggaaaacaaaaacagccgTTTTCCCGTCTTTCCTGTCGAAGCCTGAAACCTTTACATCCGACCGCCGGCTCACCGATCTGCGCCGACAGCCCCCTCCTGGCCATGTTCTTGGCCCGGACGGCCTCTTTGATCCGGTCCACCTCCTGCTGGTAGCGCTTCCGGTCCCTCATGGCGTTCTCCTTGGCCTCCCTCAGGGCGCTCTCCAGGGCTCTGACCCGCTCGGCCGTCGCCCGCAGACGCTTCTCCAGCTTCGGCAGCTCGCAGCGAAGGTCCGCGTTGTCCCGGACCAGCTGAGAGCGGGAAGGACAACCCGGCGGCGTTGCCGTTACGCTAACGGTAACCGAGGGCAAcagtcccgccccccccccccggggtcgtTACCTGCTTGTGGACCTTGGTGAGCCGCTCCAAGTTGTTCTCCAGGAAGGAGATCTTCTGTTTCTGGGCCACGTTACCAAGTCCCTCCTCGCCGTCCAGCTCTGCACTCTGAAACACAGCGCTCAGTGTCAAAGGGCGACGCCCACAAACAGCGGGGGGAGCCACACccagagggaggcgggggggggggggggggtcacctttTTGACCCGCATGCTGAGATCCTGAACGAACAGCTTTCGCAGGCTGTGCAGAGTCTGCAGCTCTTTGGCCTGGAGGAACAATTCGGAGGAGACGACGTCATCGGTACCGAAATGTCCCCAGACCCGGACCCGTCCAAAACAGGGAGGACATGAGACCACTCACCACGGTCTCCTCCAGGCCCTTCAGGTCCTCCCGggcctcctccttctgctcACGCAGAAGCCTGGACACAAATCAGGTGTTACTGAAAGACACAAAGTCCCCCCCATCAGAGGACACAATCCTGCAGTCAGAGGTTCTACGTGAGTCtctgcagctccgcctccttctcctgctcctcggcCTTCAGTTTCTCGCAGTCCGACGCGTGTCTCTCCTGCTCCAGGAGCAGACCCTGGTTCAGGCTgtcggaggaagaagaggggacAAAATGAAGGACGGATTGTGCCGCGCTGCGCGTCTTGGAACACAATGACGCGTCCTCACTCCGCCAGCTCGTCCAGCGTCCTCTGCTTGTCCTCGATCTCGTCCCGGAGGCGGCCCAGCTGCTTCCGATGCGCCTCCTTGTGGGTCTCCAGCTGCTCCGCCAGCGTCTTCTGGAGACGTCAGAAAACCACGATCACTCGGGGATCtaggttcgggttcgggttcgccCGTCCTCACCTTGACGTCTTCGCCTCCAACCAGTCCGCCGATATCCCCCTCCTTCTCGTGCCCCTTCTCTGAGAGCGACGCGTGGAGGTGCGGCCGGAGTCCCGCGAGCTCCTCGGCGAGGACGTCCcgactctcctccagctgcctccTCTTCCGCTCCGTGTTCTGCATGTAGTCCGTCAGAGACCTGATCTTGGCCTGATGCTGCGAGCGGAGGAGGACggctcagaggggggggggggggggcgtggatcGCCGTGCGGAGACGCTCACCTGGGACACGAGGAGGTGGCAGGAGCCCAGCTCCTTCTCGTTGGCCTGGATCTTGCGCTGCGCTTCAGCCCGGCTGCTCTCCAGCTGCCTGCCCCGGTTCACCAGAGACCTGACCTCGGACTTCACCTTGCAGACGTAGAGGCGCGCCGCGgtgaactcctcctcctcctcctccgccgccgtcTTGACGTCGCCGGCGCCGACGACGGCGCCGATGTCGCCGAGGTCCCGCAGCAGGAGGTTGAGGACCTCGGaggctctcctcctctgcaggccgctcagctcctgcagctggcTGAGCTCCTTCTGCACGGCCGACAGCAGCGTCTGTCCACGACACGCGCGGGGACGTCAACGTTGGTTGctcccgccccccccgtcccccgtccccccaacGAGGAGGCGCACTCACCGCCGtgtgctgcagctcctcgcTCAGCTGCAGGTTGGTCCGGTCTCTCTCCTCCACCGCTTGGCTCTTCTGGTCGTAGTTGATagccagctcctccagggcctgcagcacctccttcacctcctccctggCCAGCTCGTTGTCCGCCTGCAGGCGGCGTAGCTCCTCCTGGATCTTCTCGTGGT of Brachionichthys hirsutus isolate HB-005 chromosome 24, CSIRO-AGI_Bhir_v1, whole genome shotgun sequence contains these proteins:
- the LOC137911962 gene encoding LOW QUALITY PROTEIN: kinesin heavy chain-like (The sequence of the model RefSeq protein was modified relative to this genomic sequence to represent the inferred CDS: deleted 1 base in 1 codon) — translated: MDASECGVRVVCRFRPLNQAEISRGDKYIPRFKEDDTVVITSKPYVFDRVLPPDASQERVYDQCAKQIVKDVLAGYNGTIFAYGQTSSGKTHTMEGKLHDPQLMGIIPRIAHDIFDHIYSMDENLEFHIKVSYFEIYLDKIRDLLDVSKTNLSVHEDKNRVPYVKGCTERFVSSPEEVMDVIDEGKANRHVAVTNMNEHSSRSHSIFLINIKQENTETEKKLSGKLCLVDLAGSEKVSKTGAEGAVLDEAKNINKSLSALGNVIAALADGTKTHVPYRDSKMTRILQDSLGGNCRTTTIVCCSPSVYNEAETKSTLMFGQRAKTIKNTVSVNLELTAEEWKKKYGKEKEKNKSLKSAIRRLEAELSRWRNGEDVPEEERLSAKDQKSAEPRDDTPAIESLTPAGGVVSAGGGGGDERRRYEEDVSNLYKQLDDKDGEINRHSQLAEKLKEQMVDQEELLASTRRDHEKIQEELRRLQADNELAREEVKEVLQALEELAINYDQKSQAVEERDRTNLQLSEELQHTATLLSAVQKELSQLQELSGLQRRRASEVLNLLLRDLGDIGAVVGAGDVKTAAEEEEEEFTAARLYVCKVKSEVRSLVNRGRQLESSRAEAQRKIQANEKELGSCHLLVSQHQAKIRSLTDYMQNTERKRRQLEESRDVLAEELAGLRPHLHASLSEKGHEKEGDIGGLVGGEDVKKTLAEQLETHKEAHRKQLGRLRDEIEDKQRTLDELADLNQGLLLEQERHASDCEKLKAEEQEKEAELQRLTLLREQKEEAREDLKGLEETVAKELQTLHSLRKLFVQDLSMRVKKSAELDGEEGLGNVAQKQKISFLENNLERLTKVHKQLVRDNADLRCELPKLEKRLRATAERVRALESALREAKENAMRDRKRYQQEVDRIKEAVRAKNMARRGLSAQIAKPIRPGRHPPPSPVSASIRGGGVYSHS